One stretch of Chloroflexota bacterium DNA includes these proteins:
- a CDS encoding prephenate dehydrogenase yields MDDLDGFTIAIAGLGLMGGSLAMTLKAGGARLRVLGADANPDVVRQAQARDVIDGDWQPGDAADIVVLAMPVRGIVAWIETHGPSLPTGTLLMDLGSTKREIVAAMDKLAIESVGGHPMCGKETSGIESADAGLFRGARFALTPTARTSVRAMRLAQSLVAITGAAVLMIEADAHDRAVAAISHLPYVLSATLVNTVTGLNDQHAEQLASTGYVGMTRLAASDTRMMGDIIASNRAAIVAMIDAYSRELTTLRDQIARGDEAAWSARLEAARRRKTGGVGTGL; encoded by the coding sequence ATGGATGATCTCGATGGCTTTACCATAGCCATCGCCGGGCTAGGCCTGATGGGCGGCTCACTGGCGATGACGCTGAAGGCGGGCGGCGCCCGGCTGCGCGTGCTTGGCGCAGACGCCAACCCGGACGTGGTCCGGCAGGCGCAGGCGCGCGATGTGATTGACGGCGACTGGCAGCCCGGCGACGCCGCCGATATCGTCGTGCTGGCGATGCCGGTGCGCGGCATCGTGGCATGGATCGAGACGCACGGGCCGTCGCTGCCGACGGGGACACTGTTGATGGACCTGGGCAGCACCAAGCGCGAGATCGTCGCCGCGATGGACAAACTCGCGATCGAGAGCGTCGGCGGGCACCCGATGTGCGGCAAAGAGACGTCGGGCATCGAATCGGCCGACGCCGGGCTGTTTCGCGGGGCGCGCTTCGCGCTGACGCCGACGGCGCGCACCAGCGTGCGGGCGATGCGGCTGGCGCAGTCCCTGGTGGCGATTACCGGCGCGGCGGTGCTGATGATCGAAGCTGACGCGCACGACCGCGCCGTGGCGGCCATCAGCCATCTGCCGTACGTGCTGAGCGCCACGCTGGTCAACACCGTCACCGGACTGAACGACCAGCACGCAGAGCAACTGGCGTCGACGGGCTACGTGGGCATGACGCGCCTGGCGGCGAGCGACACGCGCATGATGGGCGATATCATCGCGAGCAACCGCGCGGCGATCGTCGCGATGATCGATGCGTATAGCCGCGAACTGACGACTCTGCGCGACCAGATCGCCCGCGGTGACGAGGCGGCCTGGAGCGCAAGGCTGGAAGCGGCACGTCGACGGAAGACAGGTGGTGTAGGGACGGGTCTTTGA
- the aroF gene encoding 3-deoxy-7-phosphoheptulonate synthase, whose amino-acid sequence MVIIMKQGASSEQISEAIQKVESYGFKAHTSFGEVRTIIGAVGNGTNLTPEVAEMWDGVENVVRIRRPFKIASRDFQKEDTVVPLNGSRIGSDQVVVMAGPCSIESRQQIMETAHAVKEAGAKVLRGGAFKPRSSPYSFQGMGEEGLELLAEAGKETGLLVITEVMAVEQVPLVARYSDILQIGARNMQHYPLLHAVGEAQHPVLLKRAMSGTIEELLMCAEYILSHGNRRVMVCERGIRTFETYTRNTFDVNAIPAIQELSHLPVIADPSHGTGRSALVGAVARGAVAAGASGLLIEVHPNPAKATSDGAQSLDFKQFAALMVELKGIASIIGKHI is encoded by the coding sequence ATGGTTATCATAATGAAGCAGGGCGCGTCGAGCGAGCAGATCAGCGAGGCGATTCAGAAAGTTGAATCGTACGGCTTCAAGGCGCACACCAGTTTTGGCGAGGTGCGCACGATCATCGGCGCGGTCGGCAACGGCACGAACCTGACGCCCGAAGTGGCCGAGATGTGGGACGGCGTCGAGAACGTGGTGCGCATCCGCCGGCCGTTCAAGATCGCCAGCCGCGACTTCCAGAAGGAAGATACCGTTGTCCCGCTCAACGGCTCGCGGATCGGCAGCGACCAGGTCGTCGTGATGGCCGGGCCGTGCTCGATCGAGAGCCGCCAGCAGATCATGGAGACAGCGCACGCCGTTAAGGAGGCGGGCGCGAAGGTGCTGCGTGGCGGCGCGTTCAAGCCGCGTTCGTCGCCCTACTCATTCCAGGGCATGGGCGAGGAAGGACTCGAACTGCTGGCTGAGGCTGGCAAAGAGACCGGCCTGCTCGTCATCACCGAGGTGATGGCGGTCGAGCAGGTGCCGCTCGTCGCGCGCTACTCGGACATCCTACAGATCGGCGCGCGCAACATGCAGCATTACCCGCTGCTGCACGCCGTCGGCGAGGCGCAGCACCCGGTCCTGCTCAAGCGCGCCATGTCCGGCACGATCGAGGAGCTGCTGATGTGCGCCGAATACATCCTCTCGCACGGCAACCGCCGCGTGATGGTCTGCGAGCGCGGTATTCGCACGTTCGAGACCTATACCCGCAATACCTTCGACGTCAACGCGATTCCGGCGATCCAGGAACTGAGCCACCTGCCGGTCATCGCCGACCCGAGTCACGGCACCGGCAGGTCGGCGCTCGTCGGCGCGGTCGCGCGCGGCGCGGTCGCGGCCGGGGCGAGCGGGCTGCTGATCGAGGTACACCCCAACCCGGCCAAAGCGACCTCCGATGGCGCGCAGTCGCTCGACTTCAAGCAGTTCGCGGCACTGATGGTCGAGTTGAAGGGCATTGCGTCGATCATTGGGAAGCACATCTAA